The Gemmatimonadota bacterium sequence GCATTGTATCTGATAAACTGCACCGCACGCGCTGCATCGCGCAAAATATCCTGTATGGGCGCAGTATTTCTAAACCTGTAATTAATCGCCGCAAACGAAACGCCCTTTTCCAAACAAGTCTCAACAATCACATTGCCGCGAACACTCCTTTTGTCGCCATTGACAAACCCGCCCCCGTGAATAAAAATCAAAACAGGTGCTGGTACATCCGACTCTGCCCTCCAAAAATCCAGCACATTGCGCTCATAAGGTCCATACGCTACATTCTCAAGCGTGGGCGGCGTCCCTTTTCTCTCCGCCTCCTGAGCACATACACCTGTTGTCCCAAACAAAATGCAGCATAAAATCCATCTCCCAACGCGCATTACTTCCTCCTATCCCTAAACCTCAACCGTCCACGGAACCTGCTCCGGCGTCACCCCGTGTTCCTCTGCCCAATCAGTGAGCGGATAAGTATTTGGCCTCGCGCTCAAGTTGGGATTCTCACTCAACGGCACATCCAGAAGCTGTTTCTCAATATCGCTCAAATCTGCGATCACGTCATCATCTAAATTCTCCAGATAAAAACCATTCCGAATCCACTTATAACTATACCCAAAAATAACCACCCTGGACGTGCGATGGCTCAAATTTGGCGACTTGGTGTGAAAAATGCGATTTTCAAAAAACAGCGCATCCCCCGCCTTACACACCGGCTGCACCACCTCGGGCGGATCGACCTCGCCTCTCGGAATACCCAGCGGTTCATTGAGCACATGGCTTCTCCTCGCAAACCGCGTAATCCCCGAATCCGGTCCCGGGAAATCCGTCAAACAATAACACACCTTAATCCCAACACGAGGCTGATACGCATGCCCGATCTCCTGCGTAATCCCAATATCTCGATGCCAGGAACGCATCGGCTCCGTCGTCTCGGCATCCTCTGGGTCCTTGTAAATAATCGCCGTATTCTGCAAATGAATATCCGGACTCAAAAGTTGAATCACCAGAGGCACCGTCCCCGAATGCGCAATCAAAGAGCGAAATACAGGCTCCTCCACTATCCCATCTCGAAACTGCTTATACGCCCTCCCCTTATCATTATAAGACGCCATCATCGCATCACACGCATCCGTCAACCGCACAATCTCCTCAGCCCCCAGAACACCCTCCACCACCAGATACCCCTCCGCATCAAAAAAATCCCGCTGTTCATCGCTCAATTTTACAAAATCCATGACATCCTCCTTCACACTTCACACTTCCCAATATTCCCACATATCATCCGGCGTCTCAAACTGCAACAGATCCCAATTTTTTGTGCTAATGCGACTCACCAGAGCCATCCGTATCTGATCGCTGCAATTCGACGTACCGCTGTGAACCATATACCCGTGCCAGATACACGCAGTCCCGGCTCGTCCGACCAACTCAACAGGTTCATTCAGATCAAAAATGCGGGTCATATCCCGCTCGACAATACCGCCGGGATGATGCATATTGAAA is a genomic window containing:
- a CDS encoding phytanoyl-CoA dioxygenase family protein; its protein translation is MDFVKLSDEQRDFFDAEGYLVVEGVLGAEEIVRLTDACDAMMASYNDKGRAYKQFRDGIVEEPVFRSLIAHSGTVPLVIQLLSPDIHLQNTAIIYKDPEDAETTEPMRSWHRDIGITQEIGHAYQPRVGIKVCYCLTDFPGPDSGITRFARRSHVLNEPLGIPRGEVDPPEVVQPVCKAGDALFFENRIFHTKSPNLSHRTSRVVIFGYSYKWIRNGFYLENLDDDVIADLSDIEKQLLDVPLSENPNLSARPNTYPLTDWAEEHGVTPEQVPWTVEV